ACATTCTGGCAGGATTCGCTCGGCGCCGCGGCGCGCGGCGAGCGAATCGTGCTCGGCGCATTCGACGGCAATGATCTGGTCGCCACGGTAACCCTGCTGCTCAAGCTGCCGCCGAACCAGCCGCACCGCGCCGAGATCGCCAAGATGATGACACGCCTCACCCACCGCAACCGCGGCGTGGCAACGGCTTTGCTGCGCGCCGCCGAGCAGCTTGCAATCGCGCACGGACGCACGCTGCTGGTGCTTGACACCGCCGAAGAGGACGGTGCCGCCCCACTCTACGAAAAAATGGGATTTCAGCTCAGCGGCCTGATCCCGGACTACGCGCTGAAACCGCATGGCGGCCTCACCGGGACGTTGATCTACTGGAAGCGGATCGGCGCGGCAACGTAGCCCGAAGCGTCATTGCGAGGAGCGAAGCGACGAAGCAATCCATCGATCCACAAATGGATTGCAGCGCTTCGCTCGCAATGACGTGGGTGGAGCGCCGTCCCGCTAGCAGCCCGCAGCGATCGCCAGAAAGTCCGATGCCTTCAGGCTGGCGCCGCCGACCAGGGCGCCGTTGACGTTGGCGACGGCCATCAGCTCGGCGGCGTTCGACGGCTTGACCGAGCCGCCATAGAGGATCCTGATCTTGTTTCCCTCGCCCTTGAAGCGATCGGTGAGCTGACCTCGGATAAACCTGTGAACTTCCTCGACATCTCCGGCGGTCGGCGTCAGCCCGGTGCCGATCGCCCAGACCGGCTCGTAGGCCACCACCAGGTTGACCGCGGTCGAGCCGTCGGGCAGCGAGCCGGCCAGCTGGGTGCCGCAGACATCGAGCGTCTGGCCGGCGTCGCGCTGCTCGCGCGTTTCGCCGATACAGACGATCGCGGTCAGCCCGGCGCGCCAGACGGCCTCCGCCTTCTGCCGAATCAAGGCGTCGGTCTCGCCATGGTCGGCGCGCCGCTCGGAATGCCCGAC
The window above is part of the Bradyrhizobium sp. PSBB068 genome. Proteins encoded here:
- a CDS encoding GNAT family N-acetyltransferase, translating into MPHFAIKPLADEPGIRDALSELLIETVASGGSVSFMHPLSPDDADTFWQDSLGAAARGERIVLGAFDGNDLVATVTLLLKLPPNQPHRAEIAKMMTRLTHRNRGVATALLRAAEQLAIAHGRTLLVLDTAEEDGAAPLYEKMGFQLSGLIPDYALKPHGGLTGTLIYWKRIGAAT
- a CDS encoding triose-phosphate isomerase codes for the protein MTDAIRPLIAGNWKMNGLKSSFAEFDAMLAGAGDVAGKADLLVCPPATLVGAFADKARGSKVAVGAQDCHPKASGAHTGDLSAEMFKDLGATAIIVGHSERRADHGETDALIRQKAEAVWRAGLTAIVCIGETREQRDAGQTLDVCGTQLAGSLPDGSTAVNLVVAYEPVWAIGTGLTPTAGDVEEVHRFIRGQLTDRFKGEGNKIRILYGGSVKPSNAAELMAVANVNGALVGGASLKASDFLAIAAGC